One segment of Pseudophryne corroboree isolate aPseCor3 chromosome 10, aPseCor3.hap2, whole genome shotgun sequence DNA contains the following:
- the LOC134965405 gene encoding keratin-associated protein 16-1-like, producing the protein MTGIIRDPCVMTGITCDPGVITSITCDPGVMTGITCDPGVMTGITCDPGVMTGNTCDPGVITGITCDPGVMTGVTCDPGVMTSVTCDPGVITGVTCDPGIMTSVTCDPGVMTGVTCDPGVMTGITCDPGVMTGVTCDPGVMTGVTCDPGVMTGITCAPV; encoded by the coding sequence ATGACTGGCATCATCCGTGACCCCTGTGTAATGACTGGCATCACCTGTGACCCCGGTGTAATAACTAGCATCACCTGTGACCCCGGTGTAATGACTGGCATCACCTGTGACCCCGGTGTAATGACTGGCATCACCTGTGACCCCGGTGTAATGACTGGCAACACCTGTGACCCCGGTGTAATAACTGGCATCACCTGTGACCCCGGTGTAATGACTGGCGTCACCTGTGACCCCGGTGTAATGACTAGCGTCACCTGTGACCCCGGTGTAATAACTGGCGTTACCTGTGACCCCGGTATAATGACTAGCGTCACCTGTGACCCCGGTGTAATGACTGGCGTCACCTGTGACCCCGGTGTAATGACTGGCATCACCTGTGACCCCGGTGTAATGACTGGCGTCACCTGTGACCCCGGTGTAATGACTGGCGTCACCTGTGACCCCGGTGTAATGACTGGCATCACCTGTGCCCCGGTGTAA